From the Solanum lycopersicum chromosome 10, SLM_r2.1 genome, one window contains:
- the LOC138338928 gene encoding mediator of RNA polymerase II transcription subunit 20a-like: MENLQSYRIKFALNCEGFPYRLGDFRVRVGKVVPIKSENLRGIVMEMEYLPISSWKTSHMIMSEFFEILKETLGKKSLPGHFVHAEPNYSEFGLSDQYTSRHTVVIYATILAQISTTT; this comes from the exons ATGGAGAACTTACAATCTTACAGAATAAAATTTGCACTTAATTGTGAG GGGTTTCCGTATCGACTTGGTGACTTCCGAGTACGAGTAGGCAAAGTTGTTCCAATAAAATCTGAGAACTTGAGGGGAATAGTTATGGAG atggAGTATCTTCCGATTTCCTCATGGAAAACATCACATATGATTATGAGTGAATTCTTCGAGATATTGAAGGAAACTCTTGGAAAAAAATCATTACCAGGTCATTTTGTGCATGCTGAACCGAATTATTCAGAGTTTGGCCTCTCTGATCAATACACTTCACGACATACTGTTGTAATATATGCTACCATCTTGGCTCAAATTTCAACAACAACTTAG